The region GCACCACAGCCACAGCCGTCTCGTCGCAGGATGTCTCGATGCCTAAACAGCGCATCCAGCGTACTTGGAGTAGGTTTCCTGAATTTTCTGCACCTCGTCGCGCGAGCCAATAAACAGGGGCACGCGCTGATGCAGGTCCTCGGGTACGATGTCGAGAATGCGCCTCTTGCCAGTGGAAGCCATGCCTCCAGCTTGCTCCGCGAGCATTGCCAGAGGAGAAGCCTCATACATGAGACGCAGTTTGCCTTTGGACTTGGCCGGATCCCTGTTGTCAGCCGGATACATGAAGATGCCACCATAGATGAGCGTGCGGTGAAAATCCGCCACAAGTGAGCCAATGTATCGCAGACTATAGGGTGCCCCTCGTTTGCCGTCAGGGTCCTTGAACCAGGAGACGATCTCTTGTGTAGGCTTGTCCCAATAGTTCCAGTACCCCTCATTGACCGAGTAAATTTTGCCCTTCTCGGGAATGGTCAGATTCGGGTGTGAGAGAAGGAACTCGCCCACGCTGGGGTCCAGAGTGAAGCCATGCACGCCGTTGCCTGTAGTGTAAACCAGGATTGTCGAAGAGCCGTACATGATATAGCCGGCGGCTACCTGCTCCACGCCCGGTCGAAGCATATCGCTAAGGGAAGCGCCAGAGCCATCAAAATTCTTGTTACGCAGAATGGAGAAAATGGTGCCAACGTTGATGTTCACATCGATGTTGGTCGAGCCGTCCAAGGGATCGAAAAGAAGCATATAGTCGCCCTTGGGGAATTTATCACGGATGGGGATAA is a window of Desulfocurvibacter africanus subsp. africanus DSM 2603 DNA encoding:
- the fbp gene encoding class 1 fructose-bisphosphatase, encoding MPQVTVTEHLLLHQKQSPSATGRFTMLLNELILAGKIISRDVNKAGLVDIVGFTGTENIQGEKVKKLDRFANEVLIHRMERAGVLCGMASEENADLIPIRDKFPKGDYMLLFDPLDGSTNIDVNINVGTIFSILRNKNFDGSGASLSDMLRPGVEQVAAGYIMYGSSTILVYTTGNGVHGFTLDPSVGEFLLSHPNLTIPEKGKIYSVNEGYWNYWDKPTQEIVSWFKDPDGKRGAPYSLRYIGSLVADFHRTLIYGGIFMYPADNRDPAKSKGKLRLMYEASPLAMLAEQAGGMASTGKRRILDIVPEDLHQRVPLFIGSRDEVQKIQETYSKYAGCAV